In Neoarius graeffei isolate fNeoGra1 chromosome 17, fNeoGra1.pri, whole genome shotgun sequence, a single window of DNA contains:
- the c1qtnf5 gene encoding complement C1q tumor necrosis factor-related protein 5: MTPLQSWALSLLLVLLTHYTNSLEDNKIHSMCMGSPGIPGSPGLHGRPGNPGRDGRDGRDAPLGEKGQRGDRGEPGEPGIRGLTGDRGDPGEKGERGPPGECAVAPKSAFSAKLSESHTMPLAAGEAVRFDKIILNEQGDYNTETGRFTCKVPGVYYFAVHATVYRSSLQFDLMKNGHAVGSYFQMFGNWSKPASLSGGTLLHLVPGDQVWVQMALGEYTGFYSSPKTDSTFTGFLVYSDWKNSAVFA, from the exons ATGACACCTCTCCAGTCCTGGGCCCTCTCCCTTCTTCTTGTTTTGCTGACACACTACACAAATTCACTTGAAGATAATAAGATTCATAGTATGTGTATGGGCAGCCCAGGTATTCCGGGTTCTCCAGGGTTACATGGCAGGccaggaaatccaggcagagatgGCAGAGATGGACGAGATGCACCACTGGGAGAGAAAGGGCAAAGGGGAGATCGTGGAGAGCCAG GTGAGCCAGGCATCAGGGGCCTGACCGGGGACAGAGGTGATCCAGGAGAGAAAGGCGAGAGGGGACCCCCAGGAGAGTGTGCTGTGGCTCCTAAGTCAGCATTCAGTGCCAAGTTGTCTGAATCCCACACCATGCCATTAGCAGCAGGGGAAGCAGTGCGCTTTGACAAAATCATCTTGAACGAACAGGGCGATTACAACACAGAGACTGGACGCTTCACATGCAAGGTGCCGGGTGTTTACTATTTTGCTGTCCATGCCACCGTGTACCGCTCTAGCCTCCAGTTTGACCTGATGAAAAATGGACACGCTGTGGGCTCCTATTTCCAGATGTTCGGCAACTGGTCCAAGCCAGCCTCACTGTCTGGAGGCACTCTGCTGCACCTGGTTCCCGGTGATCAGGTGTGGGTGCAGATGGCTCTGGGCGAGTATACAGGCTTTTACTCTAGCCCGAAGACAGACAGCACCTTCACTGGCTTCCTGGTGTACTCTGATTGGAAAAACTCTGCtgtttttgcttag